Proteins from a genomic interval of Oxyura jamaicensis isolate SHBP4307 breed ruddy duck chromosome 10, BPBGC_Ojam_1.0, whole genome shotgun sequence:
- the STRA6 gene encoding receptor for retinol uptake STRA6 isoform X1 has translation MAANGSGGAHSSPLDDGFGDDLVSDWYIYETAEPAVPQDNTFPSAIPECDPTISPRLYHACMAPVSLAVLLGLSLLVKRRRLRRGCWNGVPGLLSPANFLEEEGNRGLVAAVFGILFSSLCVLVLDRDPLPLVPNSSQHSREYWKILALFYYPAFYCPLAACATVGHRAGYLVGCLLSWCHCVVHIWQKVDCPQSPKIYRYYSTLSYVPIILCLVVLSLWYPALLIRSFTGRDETLDKEVSGRGYYKKYLRAVLSKRPRKGSPTKLEESLLRRVWVYLCSYIYAPEEGFQLPLKLVLSLTTSVVAVYQVALLLLVAFVPTIQIVRAGMTKDVVVLLVQFGLVPSENPGMPGDMEKELSTVKHYLWSLEVCYVCSLVLCCLLTMAMLLRTLVMHRSNLKALYQGAVLDVFYKAHILRPSRQAIVCWMSFASFQTAFACLGLLIQQVIFFICSAAFTFLVVIPLQSGTNTLLFRLLQNMWPFWLTLVGAVLAQNLAAHSQFLEHHPLRKELTNRRALYIVTYLLFPVNVLVGVLAGVWRMLISALYNAVHFCQLDISLLNRGVETFDPGYHAYCHYLKTEVSQSHPVMRAFCLLLLQPPRPRGTPQPRPGDVEEGIQLMQSTKVPSGGGRLRQSRARWWLAYTLLNNPSLLACRKNALCDPTANGAQLSPPKP, from the exons ATGGCAGCCAACGGCTCCGGGGGGGCGCACAGCTCGCCGCTGGACGATGGCTTTGGGGACGACCTGGTTTCCGACTGGTACATCTACGAGACCGCGGAGCCAGCCGTGCCACAGGACAA CACATTTCCCAGCGCAATCCCAGAGTGCGACCCCACCATCTCCCCCAGGCTGTACCACGCCTGCATGGCGCCCGTCTCC ctggccgtgctgctgggctTGTCCTTGCTGGTGAAACGCCGGCGTCTCCGCCGGGGCTGCTGGAACGGCGTCCCCGGGCTGCTCAG cccggccaACTTTCTGGAGGAGGAGGGCAACCGCGGGCTGGTGGCCGCGGTGTTTGGCATCCTCTTCTCGTCCCTGTGTGTGCTGGTGCTGGACCGCGACCCTCTGCCGCTCGTCCCCAACTCGTCCCAGCACAGCCGGG AGTACTGGAAGATCCTGGCTTTGTTCTACTACCCCGCCTTCTACTGCCCCTTGGCTGCCTGCGCCACGGTGGGGCACAGGGCCGGCTACCTCGTGGGCTGCCTGCTGTCCTGGTGCCACTGCGTGGTGCACATCTGGCAGAAGGTGGACTGTCCCCAGTCGCCGAAG ATATACAGGTACTACTCCACGCTGTCCTACGTCCCCATCATCCTCTGCCTCGTGGTCTTAAGCCTCTGGTACCCAGCTCTGCTGATCAGGAGCTTCACGGGGCGCGACGAGACCTTGGATAAGGAG GTTTCAGGGCGAGGCTACTACAAGAAGTACCTACGGGCTGTCCTGTCCAAGCGGCCGAGGAAGGGCAG ccccaccaaGCTAGAAGAGAGCCTCCTGCGCCGGGTCTGGGTGTATCTGTGCTCCTACATCTACGCTCCCGAGGAAG GTTTCCAGCTCCCGCTGAAGCTCGTCCTGTCCCTAACCACCTCTGTCGTCGCTGTCTACCAG gtggccctgctgctcctggtggcCTTCGTCCCCACCATCCAGATCGTGCGGGCGGGGATGACGAAGGAcgtggtggtgctgctggtccAGTTCGGGCTGGTGCCCTCGGAGAACCCGGGCATGCCGGGTGACATGGAGAAGGAGCTGAGCACCGTCAAGCACTACCTGTGGTCGCTGGAAG TGTGCTACGTGTGCTCGCtggtgctctgctgcctgctgaccATGGCCATGCTGCTGAGGACGCTGGTGATGCACAG GAGCAACCTGAAGGCGCTGTACCAAGGGGCCGTGCTCGATGTCTTCTACAAAGCCCACATCCTCCGCCCGTCCCGACAAGCCATCGTCTGCTGGATGAGCTTCGCCAGCTTCCAGACGGCTTTTGCCTGCCTGG GGCTCCTCATCCAGCAAGtgattttcttcatctgctcGGCTGCGTTCACCTTCCTCGTCGTCATCCCGCTCCAGTCGGGCACAAACACGCTCCTCTTCAGGCTGCTGCAGAACATGTG GCCCTTCTGGCTGACCCTGGTGGGTGCCGTCCTCGCGCAGAACCTGGCGGCTCACTCCCAGTTCCTGGAGCACCATCCCCTGCGCAAAGAGCTGACCAACAG GCGAGCTCTCTACATCGTCACCTACCTGCTCTTCCCGGTCAACGTCCTGGTGGGGGTCCTGGCGGGGGTCTGGAGGATGCTCATCTCCGCGCTCTACAACGCCGTGCACTTCTGCCAGCTGGACATCAGCCTGCTCAACCGTGGCGTGGAGACCTTCGACCCAG GCTACCACGCGTACTGCCACTACCTGAAAACGGAGGTGAGCCAGTCGCACCCGGTGATGCGAgccttctgcctgctgctcctccagccgcCCAGGCCACGGGGGACCCCGCAGCCCCGACCGGGGGACGTGGAGGAAG GCATCCAGCTGATGCAGAGCACGAAGGTGCCGTCGGGCGGAGGCCGGCTGAGGCAGAGCCGGGCGCGCTGGTGGCTGGCTTACACCCTGCTCAACAACCCCTCGCTGCTGGCCTGCCGGAAAAACGCCCTCTGCGATCCCACGGCCAACGGCGCCCAGCTCAGCCCCCCCAAGCCCTGA
- the STRA6 gene encoding receptor for retinol uptake STRA6 isoform X2 has product MPALDPPWACRRTSMAANGSGGAHSSPLDDGFGDDLVSDWYIYETAEPAVPQDNTFPSAIPECDPTISPRLYHACMAPVSLAVLLGLSLLVKRRRLRRGCWNGVPGLLSPANFLEEEGNRGLVAAVFGILFSSLCVLVLDRDPLPLVPNSSQHSREYWKILALFYYPAFYCPLAACATVGHRAGYLVGCLLSWCHCVVHIWQKVDCPQSPKIYRYYSTLSYVPIILCLVVLSLWYPALLIRSFTGRDETLDKEVSGRGYYKKYLRAVLSKRPRKGSPTKLEESLLRRVWVYLCSYIYAPEEGFQLPLKLVLSLTTSVVAVYQVALLLLVAFVPTIQIVRAGMTKDVVVLLVQFGLVPSENPGMPGDMEKELSTVKHYLWSLEVCYVCSLVLCCLLTMAMLLRTLVMHRSNLKALYQGAVLDVFYKAHILRPSRQAIVCWMSFASFQTAFACLGLLIQQVIFFICSAAFTFLVVIPLQSGTNTLLFRLLQNMWPFWLTLVGAVLAQNLAAHSQFLEHHPLRKELTNRRALYIVTYLLFPVNVLVGVLAGVWRMLISALYNAVHFCQLDISLLNRGVETFDPGYHAYCHYLKTEVSQSHPVMRAFCLLLLQPPRPRGTPQPRPGDVEEGIQLMQSTKVPSGGGRLRQSRARWWLAYTLLNNPSLLACRKNALCDPTANGAQLSPPKP; this is encoded by the exons ATGCCTGCTCTTGACCCACCTTGGGCTTG CAGGAGGACGTCGATGGCAGCCAACGGCTCCGGGGGGGCGCACAGCTCGCCGCTGGACGATGGCTTTGGGGACGACCTGGTTTCCGACTGGTACATCTACGAGACCGCGGAGCCAGCCGTGCCACAGGACAA CACATTTCCCAGCGCAATCCCAGAGTGCGACCCCACCATCTCCCCCAGGCTGTACCACGCCTGCATGGCGCCCGTCTCC ctggccgtgctgctgggctTGTCCTTGCTGGTGAAACGCCGGCGTCTCCGCCGGGGCTGCTGGAACGGCGTCCCCGGGCTGCTCAG cccggccaACTTTCTGGAGGAGGAGGGCAACCGCGGGCTGGTGGCCGCGGTGTTTGGCATCCTCTTCTCGTCCCTGTGTGTGCTGGTGCTGGACCGCGACCCTCTGCCGCTCGTCCCCAACTCGTCCCAGCACAGCCGGG AGTACTGGAAGATCCTGGCTTTGTTCTACTACCCCGCCTTCTACTGCCCCTTGGCTGCCTGCGCCACGGTGGGGCACAGGGCCGGCTACCTCGTGGGCTGCCTGCTGTCCTGGTGCCACTGCGTGGTGCACATCTGGCAGAAGGTGGACTGTCCCCAGTCGCCGAAG ATATACAGGTACTACTCCACGCTGTCCTACGTCCCCATCATCCTCTGCCTCGTGGTCTTAAGCCTCTGGTACCCAGCTCTGCTGATCAGGAGCTTCACGGGGCGCGACGAGACCTTGGATAAGGAG GTTTCAGGGCGAGGCTACTACAAGAAGTACCTACGGGCTGTCCTGTCCAAGCGGCCGAGGAAGGGCAG ccccaccaaGCTAGAAGAGAGCCTCCTGCGCCGGGTCTGGGTGTATCTGTGCTCCTACATCTACGCTCCCGAGGAAG GTTTCCAGCTCCCGCTGAAGCTCGTCCTGTCCCTAACCACCTCTGTCGTCGCTGTCTACCAG gtggccctgctgctcctggtggcCTTCGTCCCCACCATCCAGATCGTGCGGGCGGGGATGACGAAGGAcgtggtggtgctgctggtccAGTTCGGGCTGGTGCCCTCGGAGAACCCGGGCATGCCGGGTGACATGGAGAAGGAGCTGAGCACCGTCAAGCACTACCTGTGGTCGCTGGAAG TGTGCTACGTGTGCTCGCtggtgctctgctgcctgctgaccATGGCCATGCTGCTGAGGACGCTGGTGATGCACAG GAGCAACCTGAAGGCGCTGTACCAAGGGGCCGTGCTCGATGTCTTCTACAAAGCCCACATCCTCCGCCCGTCCCGACAAGCCATCGTCTGCTGGATGAGCTTCGCCAGCTTCCAGACGGCTTTTGCCTGCCTGG GGCTCCTCATCCAGCAAGtgattttcttcatctgctcGGCTGCGTTCACCTTCCTCGTCGTCATCCCGCTCCAGTCGGGCACAAACACGCTCCTCTTCAGGCTGCTGCAGAACATGTG GCCCTTCTGGCTGACCCTGGTGGGTGCCGTCCTCGCGCAGAACCTGGCGGCTCACTCCCAGTTCCTGGAGCACCATCCCCTGCGCAAAGAGCTGACCAACAG GCGAGCTCTCTACATCGTCACCTACCTGCTCTTCCCGGTCAACGTCCTGGTGGGGGTCCTGGCGGGGGTCTGGAGGATGCTCATCTCCGCGCTCTACAACGCCGTGCACTTCTGCCAGCTGGACATCAGCCTGCTCAACCGTGGCGTGGAGACCTTCGACCCAG GCTACCACGCGTACTGCCACTACCTGAAAACGGAGGTGAGCCAGTCGCACCCGGTGATGCGAgccttctgcctgctgctcctccagccgcCCAGGCCACGGGGGACCCCGCAGCCCCGACCGGGGGACGTGGAGGAAG GCATCCAGCTGATGCAGAGCACGAAGGTGCCGTCGGGCGGAGGCCGGCTGAGGCAGAGCCGGGCGCGCTGGTGGCTGGCTTACACCCTGCTCAACAACCCCTCGCTGCTGGCCTGCCGGAAAAACGCCCTCTGCGATCCCACGGCCAACGGCGCCCAGCTCAGCCCCCCCAAGCCCTGA
- the ISLR gene encoding immunoglobulin superfamily containing leucine-rich repeat protein, producing the protein MRPLLCCLGIAALLGRSLACPSACSCSTKKNGRLLAECAYKELLEVPRGLSPNVSILTLSANRIGWLWRGAFAEVPEVQSLWLGYNQIGAVEPGAFALLAQLKNLDLSHNKITDFPWQDLRNLSSLQILKMNNNRLAGLPRDAFHALKDLRSLWLNDNQLTTLAEGTFDKLPSLSQLQIFNNPFNCSCKVFWLKRWTESTSVSITKGGATLCVAPGRLKGRAVTDIPEHHCVAPSVQLTYLSNLDNSVTYDGLTLTLHCSVAGSPPPEIRWKIQTSSRGVEINGPTVARDGNASLSGRAKQSQERFLVFKNGTMAIPRFSKEDEGIYTCLAVNDVGTREVSVNVALAGSENPAEDLLQDDPQASHLGGQSCYKGDEMDPSGAGEKLVIVYHVPRESKSKAGGAVPRVQLGTLLLALGIALSW; encoded by the coding sequence ATGAGGccgctgctgtgctgcctgggcaTCGCTGCGCTGCTGGGGCGCAGCCTGGCCTGCCCCAgcgcctgctcctgctccaccaAGAAGAACGGGCGGCTGCTGGCTGAGTGCGCCTacaaggagctgctggaggtgcccCGGGGGCTGTCCCCCAACGTCTCCATCCTCACCCTGTCGGCCAACAGGATCGGCTGGCTGTGGCGGGGTGCCTTCGCCGAGGTCCCCGAGGTGCAGTCGCTGTGGCTGGGCTACAACCAGATCGGCGCCGTGGAGCCGGGGGCTTTCGCGCTCCTGGCGCAGCTGAAGAACCTGGACCTGAGCCACAACAAGATTACGGATTTCCCCTGGCAGGACCTCCGCAACCTCAGCAGCTTGCAGATCCTGAAGATGAACAACAACCGGCTGGCCGGGCTGCCCCGGGATGCCTTCCACGCCCTGAAGGACCTGCGCTCGCTGTGGCTGAACGACAACCAGCTCACCACGCTGGCCGAGGGCACCTTCGACAAGCTGCcctccctgtcccagctgcagatCTTCAACAACCCCTTCAACTGCTCCTGCAAGGTCTTCTGGCTGAAGAGGTGGACCGAGAGCACCTCCGTCTCCATCACCAAGGGGGGAGCTACGCTGTGCGTGGCTCCGGGCAGGCTGAAGGGCAGGGCGGTGACGGACATCCCCGAGCACCACTGCGTCGCCCCGTCCGTGCAGCTCACCTACCTCTCCAACCTGGACAACTCCGTCACGTACGACGGCCTCACCCTGACGCTGCACTGCAGCGTGGCGGGCAGCCCCCCGCCGGAGATCCGCTGGAAGATCCAGACCTCCAGCCGCGGCGTCGAGATCAACGGGCCCACCGTGGCACGGGACGGGAACGCTTCCCTCTCCGGGCGCGCCAAGCAGAGCCAGGAGCGCTTCCTGGTCTTCAAGAACGGCACCATGGCCATCCCCAGGTTCAGCAAGGAGGATGAAGGCATCTACACCTGCCTCGCCGTCAACGACGTGGGCACGCGGGAGGTCTCGGTCAACGTGGCTTTGGCCGGGTCGGAGAATCCGGCTGAAGACCTGCTGCAGGATGACCCCCAGGCCAGCCACCTCGGGGGCCAGAGCTGCTACAAGGGCGACGAAATGGATCCGTCCGGGGCCGGGGAAAAGCTGGTGATCGTTTACCACGTGCCGAGGGAGTCCAAGAGCAAGGCTGGAGGAGCCGTGCCCCGGGTCCAGCTGGGGACCCTCCTGCTGGCTTTGGGCATCGCGCTGAGCTGGTAA